The genomic region ACCAGGAGGTCATTGCGCTGAGGCACCACACCGAGGGCAAGAACCAGGCCGACGGAGTCGATTCGCCGTCCACCCACGTTCCGCTTCGTCACCTCATCGCACTCATCGTGCCCATCACCGTTACCATCCGGCCGTTCCTCGCCGCACACGAACCAGACGCCGAACGAGTCGACGAGATGTATCACGCATGGCTCAAAGCGGTGACGCTCACGGTCGCGCTGTGGGCCCGCCCCTACAGTGCCATGACATGGTGACCCAGCCGTGAGTATCGACCGACCCGAGGGATTGGCCCACAAGATCGTCGCTGCACTCGACCGGCTCGAGCGCGCCCAACGCGCGGCCCGACAGTCTGTCGCCACTTCGCA from Microthrixaceae bacterium harbors:
- a CDS encoding protoglobin domain-containing protein produces the protein QEVIALRHHTEGKNQADGVDSPSTHVPLRHLIALIVPITVTIRPFLAAHEPDAERVDEMYHAWLKAVTLTVALWARPYSAMTW